GTTCCCAGGTGGCCCTCCTAAAACTCTGTGCATGAATAAACTCCCTTTAGATTCTGACCCTTTTGATTATTTGAGGTTGGCACGCTGTGcaatatacattataatatgcaaatattaaCCTTCAGAGTAGTCTATCACATTTAGGtagaaatcctttttttttttttttttttttttttgagatgtagtcttgctctgtcgcccaggctgtagcacagtggcatgatctcggctcactgcaaccttggcctccaaggttcaagcaattctcctgactcaggctcccgagtagctgggatacaggcacccaccaccatgtccagctaatttttgtatttttagtagaaatggggttttgccatgtttgccaagttggtctcaaactcctgacctcaggtgatctccccgcctcggcctcccaaagtgctgggattacaggagtgagctacagTGCCCGGCCGACATTTAGGTAGAAATCTTACACATATTCCTATCTTTGGTCTCTCTCCGCTTATCTTTGTGACCTTTTCTTTACAGATAAGAACAAATCATTTGTGGACTTGAAAAGAGTTACCATAGTAACTGAAAAAAAACCCGGGAGAGTTAAAATGGCATTCTTGCTGCTCTCTTTTAATTAATAAACTCTAAAAAGCCTAATCCACTTGGGCACTACTTAATTAACAATCAATTAGTAATGAAAAGATATCGAAGCAGTAAACTTAAGTGACAGCGAAAAGTTCTGTTGACCAAACATGGATTTTCTCCTCCTCAGAACCAAGTTACAGTTGGAGTTACAGTAAATACTTCGAACAGGTCCTTCGGTATCCTGTAGGAAATACAGACAAAAACGCAGGtcagttactttttttgtttttctttttttgacacagggtctcactctgtcgcctaggctggagtgaagtggggcgaccatggctcactgcagcctagacctcctggattcaagcgatcctgccGCCTCAGCCACGCAAGTAGCGGAGACTacaagcacgcgccaccacgcccagcttattttttgtatttttgtagcgacgtggtttcaccacgttgaccaggctagtctggaactcctgagctaaagtgatacgtctgcctgggcctcccaaagtgctggaattacaggtctgagccacccgGCCCAGCCCAATTACTTTCTTCAGTCTGAGTATGAGCGCCGGAAGAAAAGCTCTTACCTGcatctattttttttagagacagggtctccctctgtcacccaggctggagagcagtggcgcaatctccgctcggctcactgtaacctcaacctcccgggctcgatcgcatatatagtgtgtgtgtgtgtgtgtgtgtgtgtgtgtgtgtgtgtgtgtgtgtgtgtgtgtgtgacggagtctcgctctgtcgccaggctggagtgcagtggcacgatctcggctaactgcaacctccacctcccgggttcaagccattcccctgcttcagcctcccaagtagctgggactacaggcgtgcaccacagtgcctggctaatttttttaaatatatatatatattttagtagagatggggtttcaccatgttggccaggatggtttcgatctcctgaccttgtgatccgcccgcctcggcctcccaaagtgctgggattacaggcgtgagccactgcacccaggcatcgatcgcttatatttttaaaaagatgttttcttCGTTTCCTAGCCCCTTCTACCCTCCTATGAAGTTCCGCAGGCTTTAATGCTATTGCTATGGCCATAAGAGGCCAAGCTGGCGGGTGCGGTTCCCTAATACGGTTCCCTCAGAGGCAGCCGACTCTGCCCAGGGCGAGCAGCGCCGCGCGGTGGGGGGACGCTCCTAGGGTCCCCGGGGCCCTGGTTGGGGGAGGTGTTGGGCGCAtgtacccaggctcaggtgaggCGAGTGCGCAGCCCGGGTTGCAGCTGGCGCTGGCGGCGCTTGCGCTGGCCATTGAGGAGCTTCTGCGCGACCTTGCGCTGGTGCCCGCCAGGTGCAGGCCAGTTGGTGCGTAGCGCCTGCTCGCGCCGAGTCCGGCCCTTGCTGCGCCCGGCCCCGCAGGCCGGGAAGTCGCGCAGGTAGTAGTAGTCCAGGCAGTCATAAAGCTCCTCCTCGTAGCTTATGGGTGGCGGCGGCCGGGCCAGAGCCTGCAGACGTGGAAGCGCCCGCTTTGTGGCCGCTGCCATCCTGCCCAGGCCTGTGGCCACCGGCGGCCACCTGCCCGCGTCTGGGCGCTCCTGGAAGACCCAGCAGCCCCGCCTCGATTTCCGATGGGCTCCGCGTGAAGGTGGGGGTGCCTTCGGCGACGCCACAGAGGCGGACCTTCGACGACGTCACAGTGGCGGTACAGTGCCTGGAGCAGGGCTGTCTTCTCCTTGGAGTGCAGCCTGGTAACCCGGACCTCCCCGCCAGGTCCTGTTGTTGCTGGAGAAGGGTAGCTGACAAACTCCAACTCAGCACAGTGTTTATGTTGGTCAAAAATAGGAAACTATGTTCAGGCGCGGCGGATGTGGATCCCTTCAGGCCAGGCagtcaagagcagcctgggcaacatggcgcgACCCCATCTCTGAAGTCCCACGTCAGCTTCCCAGCTACTTGAACTCCAAGGTTCATGGCTCCAATGAGCTATGTTCCCACTACATCACCCCAGCCTGCGAGACTGAGgtaaactctgtctaaaaaaataaaaaagaaaactatccaAGTGTGCAATAGGGAGGGACTGCTTAAAGAAAACATGAGGCTGACtgggccctgtaatcccagcattttgggaggccgaggcgggagaatggatggcttgggcaacatgacgaaaccccgtccctacaaaagatacaaaaattagccgggtgcggtgcacccctggcctaatttttgtattttttgtagagatgggggtctcgctatgttgcccaggccggtttcgtcctgggttca
This genomic interval from Gorilla gorilla gorilla isolate KB3781 chromosome 6, NHGRI_mGorGor1-v2.1_pri, whole genome shotgun sequence contains the following:
- the NUPR2 gene encoding nuclear protein 2: MAAATKRALPRLQALARPPPPISYEEELYDCLDYYYLRDFPACGAGRSKGRTRREQALRTNWPAPGGHQRKVAQKLLNGQRKRRQRQLQPGLRTRLT